Proteins from a single region of Hordeum vulgare subsp. vulgare chromosome 6H, MorexV3_pseudomolecules_assembly, whole genome shotgun sequence:
- the LOC123402846 gene encoding amino acid transporter AVT3B-like, with translation MGLGSDASSSSSRLDSAPLLPHHSAEGGHLSSQPKTFANVFIAVVGAGVLGLPYTFSRTGWAAGSILLLSVALLTFYCMMLLVACRRRLADEHPKKLSSFGDLGDAVFGAPGRLAVDTMLVLSQASFCVGYLIFISNTMAHLYPIFAPSSNVFLSPKALFIYAMLPFQLGLNSIKTLTLLAPLSIFADVVDLGAMGVVVGQDVSTWLAAHPPVVAFGAPAALLYGVGVSVYAFEGVCMVLPLEAEAADKKKFGATLGLSMAFIAAMYGLFGVMGYVAFGDATRDIITTNLGSGWLSAAVQLGLCINLFFTMPVMMNPVYEVAERLFHGKRYCWWLRCVLVVTVGLAAMLVPNFTDFLALVGSSVCVLLGFVLPATFHMKVFGAEMGWAGVLSDVLLVVLGLVLSVFGTYSSLVQIFHSSSA, from the coding sequence ATGGGATTGGGGAGCGACgcgagctcgtcgtcgtcgcgGCTGGACTCGGCGCCGCTGCTGCCGCACCACAGCGCCGAAGGGGGCCACCTGTCGTCGCAGCCCAAGACGTTCGCGAACGTCTTCATCGCGGTGGTCGGCGCCGGCGTGCTCGGCCTGCCCTACACGTTCTCGCGCACCGGCTGGGCGGCGGGCTCCATCCTGCTCCTCTCCGTCGCGCTGCTCACCTTCTACTGCATGATGCTGCTCGtcgcctgccgccgccgcctcgccgacgAGCACCCCAAGAAGCTGTCCTCGTTCGGGGATCTGGGGGACGCCGTCTTCGGCGCGCCCGGCCGCCTCGCCGTGGACACCATGCTTGTGCTCAGCCAGGCCAGCTTCTGCGTCGGATACCTGATCTTTATCTCCAACACCATGGCGCACCTCTACCCCATCTTCGCCCCCTCCTCCAACGTCTTCCTCTCCCCTAAGGCGCTCTTCATCTACGCCATGCTGCCGTTCCAGCTCGGGCTCAACTCCATCAAGACGCTCACGCTCCTCGCGCCGCTCAGCATCTTCGCCGACGTCGTCGACCTCGGCGCCATGGGGGTCGTTGTTGGACAGGACGTGTCGACCTGGCTCGCCGCACATCCACCCGTCGTCGCGTTCGGCGCCCCCGCCGCGCTCCTCTACGGCGTGGGCGTGTCCGTGTACGCCTTCGAGGGCGTCTGTATGGTCCTGCCGCTGGAGGCGGAGGCCGCGGACAAGAAGAAGTTCGGCGCCacgctcgggctgtccatggcgtTCATCGCCGCCATGTACGGGCTGTTCGGTGTCATGGGGTACGTCGCGTTCGGCGACGCCACGCGCGAcatcatcaccaccaacctcGGCAGCGGGTGGCTGTCGGCCGCCGTGCAGCTGGGGCTGTGCATCAACCTCTTCTTCAccatgccggtgatgatgaacCCAGTGTACGAGGTCGCCGAGCGCCTGTTTCACGGCAAGCGCTACTGTTGGTGGCTGCGGTGTGTGCTCGTGGTCACCGTGGGGCTCGCGGCCATGCTCGTGCCCAATTTCACCGACTTCCTCGCCCTCGTGGGGAGCAGCGTCTGCGTGCTGCTCGGGTTCGTGCTGCCGGCCACCTTCCACATGAAGGTGTTCGGagccgagatgggctgggccggggTTCTCAGCGACGTCCTCCTGGTCGTGCTCGGCCTCGTGCTCTCCGTCTTCGGCACCTACTCGTCGCTGGTGCAAATCTTCCACTCTTCCAGCGCTTAA